A single window of Candidatus Eisenbacteria bacterium DNA harbors:
- the nagZ gene encoding beta-N-acetylhexosaminidase, translating into MPTSVLRRTISQLFMVGIPGPTLDADTRRFLTERPPGGVILFKRNVHSASQLRHLIADLHALGPGVSPLVGIDHEGGRVDRFRMRPFTPFPAAAVVAAAKSVRLAEAVGEAMGRELAAIGIDIDFAPVLDVWANPRNEVIGDRAYGTTAAQVARFGVAVARGLERGGVLPCGKHFPGHGRTLGDSHKVLPRVSASRRALTTVEIPPFVRAIRAGIPALMSAHVVYPALDPKHPATLSPAIATSLLRRRLGFTGVLFSDDLEMQAVAGRAAPERLAPEALAAGCDMLLVCQSLDVAERAMTGVEQAIASGALAPRRVTEAVGRIHDLRRRVPARQPSPRLGWPAHTRLARRLQLSAVR; encoded by the coding sequence ATGCCGACGTCCGTGCTACGGCGAACCATCTCCCAGCTCTTCATGGTGGGGATCCCGGGCCCGACGCTCGATGCGGACACCCGGCGCTTCCTCACCGAACGTCCGCCCGGCGGCGTCATCCTCTTCAAGCGCAACGTCCACTCGGCGAGCCAGCTCCGACATCTGATTGCCGACCTCCATGCGCTCGGCCCGGGCGTCTCGCCGCTGGTCGGGATCGATCACGAAGGCGGACGCGTGGACCGGTTCCGGATGCGGCCGTTCACCCCCTTCCCGGCCGCCGCCGTCGTCGCCGCCGCCAAGAGCGTTCGACTCGCCGAGGCCGTCGGCGAAGCGATGGGCCGCGAGCTCGCCGCGATCGGCATCGACATCGACTTCGCGCCGGTGCTCGACGTGTGGGCGAACCCGCGCAACGAGGTCATCGGCGACCGCGCCTACGGCACCACCGCCGCGCAGGTGGCGCGCTTCGGCGTCGCGGTCGCGCGCGGCCTCGAGCGCGGCGGCGTCCTCCCCTGCGGCAAGCACTTCCCCGGACACGGGCGCACGCTCGGCGACTCGCACAAGGTGCTACCGCGCGTCTCGGCGTCGCGGCGGGCGCTCACCACGGTCGAGATCCCGCCCTTCGTGCGTGCGATCCGCGCCGGCATTCCCGCCCTGATGTCGGCGCACGTCGTCTACCCCGCCCTCGACCCGAAACATCCCGCGACGCTCTCGCCGGCGATCGCGACGAGCCTCCTGCGGCGGCGTCTCGGGTTCACGGGCGTGCTCTTCAGCGACGACCTCGAGATGCAGGCGGTCGCCGGACGCGCCGCGCCCGAGCGGCTCGCGCCCGAGGCGCTCGCCGCGGGATGCGACATGCTCCTCGTGTGTCAGTCGCTCGACGTCGCCGAACGCGCGATGACCGGCGTCGAGCAGGCGATCGCGAGTGGCGCGCTCGCACCGCGGCGCGTGACCGAGGCCGTCGGCCGCATTCACGATCTGCGACGTCGCGTCCCCGCGCGACAACCGAGTCCGCGCCTCGGGTGGCCGGCCCACACGCGCCTCGCGCGCCGTCTCCAGCTCTCCGCAGTGCGCTAG
- a CDS encoding deoxynucleoside kinase, producing MAADRTARYIAVEGPIGVGKTALARRLAADFGSQLILEHVEDNPFLRKFYEDPSRYAFQAQLHFLLERYRQQRDVHERGLPAAGLVADYLFAKDGIFAGVTLNADEGALYRQVFDLLDRQIPRPDLVIYLEARPAVLLKRIKKRGLEYERTITKDYLERLTEAFRNFFHHYTDAPLLVVNSSDIDFVEHGSDLADLIHEIRGMRQGVQHYIPLGSR from the coding sequence ATGGCGGCGGACCGAACGGCGCGTTACATCGCGGTGGAGGGCCCGATCGGAGTCGGGAAAACGGCCCTCGCCCGGCGACTCGCCGCCGACTTCGGCTCGCAGCTGATCCTCGAGCACGTCGAGGACAATCCGTTCCTACGCAAGTTCTACGAGGACCCGAGCCGCTATGCCTTCCAGGCGCAGCTTCACTTCCTGCTCGAGCGCTACCGCCAGCAGCGCGACGTGCACGAGCGCGGCCTGCCGGCGGCCGGCCTGGTGGCGGACTACCTCTTCGCCAAGGATGGGATCTTCGCCGGGGTCACCCTCAATGCGGACGAGGGGGCCCTCTACCGGCAGGTCTTCGACCTCCTCGACCGCCAGATTCCCCGGCCGGACCTGGTCATTTACCTCGAGGCGCGGCCTGCTGTATTACTCAAGCGCATCAAGAAGCGTGGTCTCGAGTACGAACGGACGATCACCAAGGACTATCTCGAACGGCTCACGGAGGCGTTTCGAAACTTCTTCCACCACTATACGGATGCCCCACTGCTCGTGGTGAACAGCTCGGACATCGACTTCGTCGAGCACGGCAGTGACCTGGCCGATCTCATCCACGAGATCCGGGGCATGCGACAGGGGGTACAGCACTACATTCCGCTTGGATCACGGTAA
- the panB gene encoding 3-methyl-2-oxobutanoate hydroxymethyltransferase, with translation MESSKRVTVPDIGRMKAAGERITMVTAYDWTFARLLDEAGVDMLLVGDSLGMVVQGHETTIPVTLDEMVYHTRMVARGAKRALVVGDLPFGSYQGGPDRAVESAIRLVKDGGAQCVKLEGGLAMAETIERIASIDIPVVGHVGLTPQSVHRIGGHRVQGRRHGSTPGGRERVIEDAKTVEAAGAFAVVLECIPLDLAAEITEALTIPTIGIGAGVHCDGQVLVLHDLVGFNDAWTPRFAKRYAELGRAVVQAAQAYVGEVKGGAFPTDAHAFAPKVAAAS, from the coding sequence ATGGAGAGCTCGAAGCGAGTGACGGTTCCGGACATCGGTCGCATGAAGGCGGCGGGAGAGCGGATCACGATGGTGACCGCCTACGACTGGACCTTCGCCCGGCTCCTCGACGAGGCCGGCGTCGACATGCTGCTGGTGGGCGACTCCCTCGGCATGGTCGTGCAGGGCCACGAGACGACCATTCCGGTCACGCTCGACGAGATGGTCTACCACACGCGCATGGTCGCGCGCGGCGCGAAGCGCGCGCTCGTGGTCGGCGATCTGCCGTTCGGGAGCTACCAGGGCGGACCCGATCGGGCGGTCGAGAGCGCCATCCGACTCGTGAAGGACGGCGGCGCGCAGTGCGTGAAGCTCGAGGGCGGACTCGCCATGGCGGAGACGATCGAGCGCATCGCCTCGATCGACATCCCCGTCGTCGGACACGTGGGTCTCACGCCACAGTCCGTGCACCGCATCGGCGGGCACCGCGTGCAGGGGCGTCGCCACGGCAGCACGCCCGGCGGTCGCGAGCGCGTCATCGAGGACGCGAAGACGGTCGAGGCCGCGGGCGCGTTCGCCGTGGTCCTCGAGTGCATTCCGCTCGATCTCGCCGCCGAGATCACCGAAGCGCTCACCATCCCGACGATCGGCATCGGCGCCGGCGTGCACTGCGACGGCCAGGTGCTGGTTCTCCACGATCTCGTCGGCTTCAACGACGCGTGGACGCCCCGCTTCGCGAAGCGCTACGCCGAGCTCGGTCGCGCCGTCGTGCAGGCGGCGCAGGCGTACGTGGGCGAGGTGAAGGGCGGCGCGTTCCCGACCGACGCACACGCGTTCGCCCCCAAGGTGGCGGCTGCAAGCTGA
- the panC gene encoding pantoate--beta-alanine ligase: protein MVTLATPGAMQAWARAEQRAGRRVALVPTMGALHEGHLALVAEARRHAERVVVSIFVNPIQFNRRDDFERYPRPMDEDAARCAAAGVDAIYAPSAAAMYPEGFQTHVEAGKLTEPLCGAARPGHFRGVTTVVTKLFHAVRPDVAVFGEKDFQQLAIVRRMTADLDFGIEIVGVPTVREEDGLALSSRNRLLSPQARMAARCVPRALDAAATAVAKGETRAATVVAAATAAVAAEPTARLEYAEARDPETLDAAEVVTGPTVIALAVWVGGVRLIDNRVLVPGRDER, encoded by the coding sequence ATGGTGACGCTCGCCACACCCGGCGCCATGCAGGCGTGGGCCCGCGCGGAGCAGCGGGCCGGCCGGCGCGTCGCGCTCGTTCCCACCATGGGGGCGCTCCACGAGGGCCATCTGGCCCTCGTCGCCGAGGCCCGACGGCACGCCGAGCGCGTCGTCGTGTCGATCTTCGTGAATCCGATCCAGTTCAACCGCCGCGACGACTTCGAGCGCTACCCGCGCCCGATGGACGAGGACGCCGCGCGCTGCGCAGCGGCGGGCGTGGACGCGATCTACGCGCCCTCGGCGGCGGCCATGTACCCCGAAGGCTTCCAGACGCACGTCGAGGCGGGGAAGCTGACCGAGCCACTGTGCGGCGCCGCCCGACCCGGGCATTTCCGTGGCGTCACGACGGTGGTCACCAAGCTGTTCCACGCCGTGCGGCCCGACGTGGCCGTGTTCGGCGAGAAGGACTTCCAGCAGCTCGCGATCGTGCGACGCATGACCGCGGATCTCGACTTCGGGATCGAGATCGTGGGCGTCCCGACGGTGCGGGAGGAGGACGGGCTCGCCCTCTCGAGCCGCAATCGTCTCCTCTCGCCGCAGGCGCGCATGGCGGCGCGCTGCGTGCCGCGGGCGCTCGACGCCGCCGCAACGGCGGTGGCAAAGGGCGAGACGCGGGCCGCGACGGTCGTCGCGGCCGCAACGGCGGCCGTCGCGGCCGAGCCCACAGCGCGCCTCGAGTATGCCGAGGCGCGCGATCCCGAGACCTTGGATGCGGCGGAGGTGGTGACGGGGCCGACGGTGATCGCCCTCGCGGTTTGGGTGGGCGGCGTACGGCTCATCGACAACCGAGTACTCGTGCCAGGGAGAGACGAGCGATGA
- the panD gene encoding aspartate 1-decarboxylase, translated as MTRKMMRAKIHRATVTQADVDYEGSISIDRTLMDATDLLPNEAVCVWNVTNGNRFETYVVEGERDSGCICVNGAAAHLVDPGDLVIIAAFTWMSEEAARKHEPKVVFVDEENRIREKRSEVPGPLRAIH; from the coding sequence ATGACACGCAAGATGATGCGCGCGAAGATCCATCGGGCCACCGTCACGCAGGCGGACGTCGACTACGAGGGCTCGATCTCGATCGATCGGACGCTCATGGACGCCACCGACCTGTTGCCCAACGAGGCCGTGTGCGTGTGGAACGTCACCAACGGCAACCGCTTCGAGACCTACGTCGTCGAGGGCGAGCGCGACTCCGGCTGCATCTGCGTGAACGGGGCCGCGGCGCACCTGGTCGATCCGGGCGACCTCGTCATCATCGCGGCCTTCACGTGGATGTCCGAGGAAGCGGCGCGCAAGCACGAGCCGAAGGTCGTGTTCGTCGACGAGGAGAACCGCATCCGCGAGAAGCGCAGCGAGGTGCCCGGGCCCTTGCGCGCGATCCACTGA
- the smpB gene encoding SsrA-binding protein SmpB yields MAEARDRDITVNRRAFHDYHIDDRVEAGLALIGSEVKSLRDGRAQLKDSYARFFGDELFLVGAHISPYAPSSQFGHAPERHRKLLLHRREIDKLAGKVKERGYTVIPLRLYWVRGRCKVELGLARGKKAPDKREAIRERTTRREIDRAMAAGRRRG; encoded by the coding sequence ATGGCCGAGGCCCGCGACCGCGACATCACCGTCAACCGGCGGGCCTTCCACGACTACCACATCGACGACCGCGTCGAGGCGGGGCTGGCCCTCATCGGCTCCGAGGTGAAGTCGCTGCGCGACGGCCGGGCGCAGCTGAAGGATTCGTACGCGCGCTTCTTCGGTGACGAGCTGTTCCTGGTGGGTGCGCACATCAGCCCGTACGCGCCGTCGAGCCAGTTCGGCCACGCGCCCGAGCGGCATCGAAAGCTCCTGCTACACCGGCGCGAGATCGACAAGCTCGCCGGCAAGGTCAAGGAGCGGGGCTACACGGTGATCCCGCTGCGACTGTACTGGGTGCGCGGCCGGTGCAAGGTCGAGCTGGGCCTCGCGCGCGGCAAGAAGGCGCCCGACAAGCGCGAGGCGATCCGCGAGCGCACGACGCGGCGGGAGATCGATCGGGCGATGGCGGCGGGGCGGCGCCGGGGCTGA